CGGACTTCGCGGACATCTCGCCTCCCCTTGTGGCGGCACAGGGTACTGCAAGATCAGAAAAATAGTGGGACGGGTTGGGAATTCTGTCCTGATTCCAGTCGTTGTTTCCTTCGGAAGCAGGGCACTCGGGAGAGTGTCCGGGCGGCCACATCAAGACCCACGCAGGAAGTACGACAAGACAGCCAGATCCAGACACCACCCTGCCAGCCCACCATCGCAAGGGAGCACGCATGGCAACCCGTGCCGTCGCCGCTCGTCGTTCGTCCGCCTCCGGCCGGACCGACGCGGCTCGCAGCGTTCGCGCCTCTGGCGGCGAGATCGCCGACCGCGACCTGGTCGGCATGTACCTCGACGAGATCGCGCGTACACCGCTGCTCGACGCCGCCAAGGAAGTCGAGCTGTCCCAGACCATCGAGGCGGGTGTGTTCGCTCAGCAGATCCTCGACGGCGAGGAGGAGGCCAGGGCGGACGCCACCCGTGAGGAGCTCGAAGCCCTCGTCGCCGACAGCGAGCGGGCCAAGGACGTCTTCATACGGTCGAACCTGCGGCTCGTCGTGGCCGTGGCCCGGCGCTACCCCCGAAGCGGCCTGCCCCTGCTGGACCTCATCCAGGAGGGCAACGCCGGCCTGGTGCGCGCGGTCGAGAAGTTCGACTACCGCAAGGGCTTCAAGTTCTCGACGTACGCCACCTGGTGGATCCGTCAGGCCATCACCCGTTCCATAGCGGACCAGTCGCGCACCATCCGGCTGCCCGTCCATCTCGTCGAGGAGCTGGGCCGGATCCGCCGGGTGCAGCGCGAGTTCAACCGCGAGCACGGGCGCGACCCCGAACCCCAGGAGATCGCCGCCGAGTTGGGCTCCAACCCGGACCGTGTCGTGGACGTCCTCGACTGGGCCCGCGACCCGGTCTCGCTGAACATGTCGGTGGACGACGACGGCGACACCCAGTTCGGCGACCTGCTGGAGGACACCTCCGCGGTCTCGCCCGAGCAGTCGGTGCTCACGCTGCTGCGCAGCGAGGAGCTGGACGGCCTGATCGGGCGCCTCGACCAGCGCACCGCGTCCATCATCAAGATGCGGTACGGCATCGAGGACGGTCGCGAGCGCACCCTCACCGAGGTCGGCAAGGAGCACGGGCTCACCCGCGAGCGGATCCGCCAGATCGAGAAGCACGCCCTGCTCGAACTGAAGAAGCTCGCCCGCGACACGGGCTTCGACGCGGTCGCCTGACCACCGGGCCACCCCGCCCACCGGACCCGTCCGACGAGCACGGCACGGACGACCGAGGCCCGGCCCGGTACGGACCATGGTCCCGTACGGCCCAACCCCCGGGGCCGCGGCGGGACTTGGCCGTACTCCGCCGCTACTTGGCCGTACTACGCCGCTTCAACACCCCGTTCCCGGGGCACAAGACATCCGGGCCCACGACACACGGGCCCGGAGCCGCCAGGCCCGGGACCCGAGTTCGACCGCCACGACCACGACCTCGATCGCGACCACGGCCACGATCACGATGCCGACCACGAGTACGGTCGCGACCGTGACCGCGGCCGTCCGAAGCCAAGTCCCGACGCTCACCCCCCCTGCGCCGGGACTCTCCCAGAGCCGGGCTTCGGCGCCTCCCCCCGGCGCCGGAGCCCGGCTCCACACGTACGACGGGTCGCCCCGGACCTGAACCCCGGGGCGACCCGAACGGCAGATTGTGCCACAGCGGCCCACCCCGCCGGAGCTCAAGCGACGGGCAAACCCGCACGTCAAAGGCGGGTTGGCACCCCCTCGCGCCCCTCCGTCACTTCCGTACTCCTGCTCACCCCTGCTCGGGTCCCGCGGCCCGAGCCAGCCGCGCGCCCAACTCCCGTACGAATCCGACCAGTTCCGGCGGCTCGTGCACCGTGAACTCGCAGTCGACCACGGCGAGCCGTACGGCCAGCCACTCCACGGAGTCACCGACGGAGGCCCGCAGCCGGCAGCTGTGCTCGTCGACCGGCTCGGGCGTACCGAACCAGCGGGGGAGCCGTGCCGCGATGAACTCGGCCGGCGCGGCGAAGGTGACGTCGAACGCGTACGTCTCCTGCCGCCGGTACATCGACTGCCGCAGATACTCCTCCGCGCTCCCCGTCGGCAGCTCACGCGGAGTGAACCGGGCGCCCGTGGCGAAGGGTTCCTCGACCCGGTCGACCCGGAAGGTACGCCAGTCGTCGCGTTCGAGGTCGTACGCGACGAGATACCAGCGGCGGCCGGTCGACACCAGCCGGTACGGCTCGCAGTGGCGCCGTGAGTCCGTGCCGTCCCCGGCCCGGTAGGCGAAGCGCAGCCGCTCCCGCCCCGCCACCGCCGAGGCCATCACGGTCAGCGTCTCGGGTGTGACGGTCGCCCCGTCGCCGCTGGTCAGGGGAGTGGTGGCGGCCTGCAGTGTGGAGACCCGGTGGCGCAGCCGCGACGGCAGCACCTGTTCCAGCTTGGCGAGCGCCCGTACGGACGCCTCGTCCACCCCCTCCACCGCGTGCCCGGCCCCGGCCCGCAGCCCCACCGCGATCGCCACGGCCTCCTCGTCGTCCAGCACGAGCGGGGGCATCGCCTTCCCCGCCACCAGTCGGTACCCGCCCTCGGCACCCATCGTCGCCTGCACCGGATACCCCAGCTCCCGCAGCCGGTCGATGTCCCGCCGGACCGTGCGCCGGGACACCCCGAGCCGTCCGGCGAGTTCCCCGCCGGGCCATTCACGGGGCGTCTGGAGGAGGGAGAGAAGCTGCAGGAGCCGCGCCGGAGTGTCGGTAGTCATGCCCCCGAGCATGCCGGAGAACTAGGACACGATCTGACCTACTGGCCCTCTACTTTCAAGGCATGACCTCGACAACGAGCGCCCTGAAGGGGCGCGGGGAACTGCGCGACCAGCCCGAAACGACCGCCGGTGACCCGACCACAGCAAGCGAAACGGCGCACCCCGCGTCCCCCGACGGAGCCGATCGCCGCCGCTGGATCGCCCTCGCCATCGTGATGACGGCCGCCTTCATGGACCTCGTCGACGTCACCATCGTCAACATCGCCATCCCCTCCATCCAGCGAAGCGAGCACGCCAGCTTCAGCCAGATCCAGTGGATCACCGCCGGCTACGCCCTCGCCTTCGCCGCGGGCCTCGTCACCGGCGGCCGGCTCGGCGACATCCACGGCCGCCGGCGGATCTTCCTGATCGGCATCGGCGGCTTCACCCTCGCCTCCGCGCTGTGCGGTCTCGCCGCGAACCCGGAGATGCTGGTGGCGGCGAGGATCGCGCAGGGCGCGACCGCCGCGCTGATGGTGCCTCAGGTGCTCTCGATCGTGCACGCGACCTTCCCGGCGCACGAACGCGGCAAGGTGTTCGGGCTGTTCGGCGCGATCGTCGGCCTCGGCGCGGTCTCCGGGCCGCTGCTCGGCGCCCTGCTCATCGAGTGGAACCCGCTCGACCTCCAATGGCGGGCGATCTTCCTGATCAACCTCCCGGTCGGTATCGCGGGCCTGATCCTGGGCCGCCGTTTCATCGCCGAGTCGAAGGCCCCGCACGCCCTGAAGCTGGACCTCGTCGGTGTCGCCCTGGTCACCGCCGGACTGCTGATGCTCCTCTACCCGCTCACCCGGGGCCACGAGACGGGCTGGCCGCTGTGGGGGTACGTCTCGATGGCCGGCTCGCTCGTGGTGTTCGCGGCGCTGGTGGCGTACGAGCGGCGCAAGACCGCGCGCGACGGGTCCCCGCTGATCGAGCTGTCGCTGTTCCGGGTGAAGAGCTTCGCGGCGGGCATCGCCGTCCAGACCGTCTTCGGTGTCGCCCTCGGCGTCTTCTTCCTCGTCTGGACCCTCTATCTGCAGACCGGCCTCGGCTGGAGCGTCCTGAAGGCCGGTCTCACCGGTATCCCGTTCTCCCTCGCCGTCTCCG
The Streptomyces griseiscabiei DNA segment above includes these coding regions:
- a CDS encoding sigma-70 family RNA polymerase sigma factor → MATRAVAARRSSASGRTDAARSVRASGGEIADRDLVGMYLDEIARTPLLDAAKEVELSQTIEAGVFAQQILDGEEEARADATREELEALVADSERAKDVFIRSNLRLVVAVARRYPRSGLPLLDLIQEGNAGLVRAVEKFDYRKGFKFSTYATWWIRQAITRSIADQSRTIRLPVHLVEELGRIRRVQREFNREHGRDPEPQEIAAELGSNPDRVVDVLDWARDPVSLNMSVDDDGDTQFGDLLEDTSAVSPEQSVLTLLRSEELDGLIGRLDQRTASIIKMRYGIEDGRERTLTEVGKEHGLTRERIRQIEKHALLELKKLARDTGFDAVA
- a CDS encoding helix-turn-helix transcriptional regulator → MTTDTPARLLQLLSLLQTPREWPGGELAGRLGVSRRTVRRDIDRLRELGYPVQATMGAEGGYRLVAGKAMPPLVLDDEEAVAIAVGLRAGAGHAVEGVDEASVRALAKLEQVLPSRLRHRVSTLQAATTPLTSGDGATVTPETLTVMASAVAGRERLRFAYRAGDGTDSRRHCEPYRLVSTGRRWYLVAYDLERDDWRTFRVDRVEEPFATGARFTPRELPTGSAEEYLRQSMYRRQETYAFDVTFAAPAEFIAARLPRWFGTPEPVDEHSCRLRASVGDSVEWLAVRLAVVDCEFTVHEPPELVGFVRELGARLARAAGPEQG
- a CDS encoding MFS transporter, translating into MTSTTSALKGRGELRDQPETTAGDPTTASETAHPASPDGADRRRWIALAIVMTAAFMDLVDVTIVNIAIPSIQRSEHASFSQIQWITAGYALAFAAGLVTGGRLGDIHGRRRIFLIGIGGFTLASALCGLAANPEMLVAARIAQGATAALMVPQVLSIVHATFPAHERGKVFGLFGAIVGLGAVSGPLLGALLIEWNPLDLQWRAIFLINLPVGIAGLILGRRFIAESKAPHALKLDLVGVALVTAGLLMLLYPLTRGHETGWPLWGYVSMAGSLVVFAALVAYERRKTARDGSPLIELSLFRVKSFAAGIAVQTVFGVALGVFFLVWTLYLQTGLGWSVLKAGLTGIPFSLAVSVAAGVSVQQLVPRFGRKVLQAGALLMAAGVLLYLAGSERYGLAITPWQMALPLVVMGAGMGLIVAPLTDAILSGVPREHAGSASGLISTVQQMGNALGLGLVAVVFFGVMDDRLAPADIGPAFVDSFEYALGWVAGVLIVIFLLMFALPGRSAAENTSDEPA